One Spinacia oleracea cultivar Varoflay chromosome 4, BTI_SOV_V1, whole genome shotgun sequence DNA segment encodes these proteins:
- the LOC110784818 gene encoding uncharacterized protein — protein sequence MGFGGLLHIDLPFNTPFFAGDLVWNFDTNSMCILLERNKEIHIIALDVYLVYGIPLGGHKIIEAKDDEESFVELVAALKSYHGTVDVPSLTDIAAKLVKADVDDNWKRSFLVLAVNSCIKSTTNPQPLLRFLSTSYDTNRIHEFNWCQYALQSLVDGTVYWKKETSRFFTGPLPFLMVCYFDRLKRLTFDPPRTFPLISAWNKNVVKERVDLELTFGFGLGTLLERIEAPFLVQKPQQSDVQHHRQEQPQHDEQQDLEQSKLPASMEEFMHQFGEVTSTIANGFVKLTNLLAIGEKISPGNIFKEDMAFNLANMWSKCSGSHLPSELNLMTQGGSRSLLSQDIDLYSSIWFANVMDEIVRKEIGKEQVPQQDQLTNQHQVHQEPFLDQSNQQSDTSFELNLGLRVASSSEIHINEFDLLQSNIFIAPEKIMQNQKIKGQESSHQFLDLRFWFSTLIC from the exons ATGGGTTTTGGAGGCCTTCTCCATATTGACTTGCCCTTCAACACACCATTTTTCGCCGGTGATCTGGTTTGGAATTTTGACACCAATAGTATGTGCATACTTCTCGAAAGAAACAAGGAGATTCATATCATAGCATTAGATGTATACCTTGTCTATGGAATTCCCTTAGGAGGACATAAGATAATTGAGGCGAAGGATGATGAAGAGAGTTTTGTAGAGTTGGTCGCTGCGTTGAAGTCATACCATGGTACTGTAGATGTCCCGTCTTTGACCGATATTGCGGCCAAGTTAGTGAAAGCTGATGTTGATGATAATTGGAAAAGGAGCTTCTTAGTATTGGCGGTTAACTCATGCATCAAATCTACCACCAACCCACAACCACTTTTGCGATTCCTCAGCACATCTTATGACACCAACCGTATACATGAGTTCAATTGGTGTCAATACGCCCTTCAAAGTCTGGTTGATGGGACCGTGTATTGGAAAAAAGAAACTTCACGCTTCTTTACAGGACCCTTGCCATTCCTTATG GTGTGCTACTTTGACCGACTTAAAAGGCTAACTTTCGATCCTCCAAGGACATTTCCACTTATCTCTGCGTGGAATAAAAATGTCGTGAAAGAAAGAGTAGATCTGGAATTGACGTTCGGGTTTGGTTTGGGAACGTTGTTAGAAAGGATCGAAGCACCTTTTTTGGTTCAGAAACCACAACAATCGGACGTTCAACACCACCGCCAAGAGCAGCCTCAGCATGACGAGCAGCAGGACCTAGAGCAAAGCAAGCTTCCAGCAAGTATGGAG GAGTTTATGCATCAATTCGGTGAGGTGACCAGCACAATAGCCAATGGTTTTGTTAAACTCACCAACCTCCTAGCAATTGGGGAgaaaatatcaccaggaaataTATTTAAGGAAGATATGGCGTTTAACTTAGCTAACATGTGGTCAAAGTGCTCTGGTTCTCATCTTCCCTCTGAACTCAATCTTATGACTCAAGGTGGGAGCAGGTCATTGCTTAGTCAAGACATTGATCTGTATTCTTCTATTTGGTTTGCAAATGTCATGGATGAAATTGTTAGGAAGGAAATTGGTAAGGAGCAGGTACCCCAGCAAGATCAACTAACCAACCAACACCAAGTACATCAAGAACCCTTTCTTGATCAATCAAACCAACAATCTGACACCTCTTTTGAGTTGAACCTGGGTTTGAGGGTGGCTTCTAGTTCAGAAATACATATTAATGAGTTTGATTTACTACAAAGTAATATTTTTATAGCTCCAGAGAAGATTATGCAAAACCAAAAGATAAAAGGGCAAGAAAGCTCCCATCAATTTTTAGATCTCCGTTTTTGGTTCAGTACTCTCATTTGCTGA
- the LOC110784817 gene encoding protein SET DOMAIN GROUP 41 isoform X2, which yields MEMRAKEDIQIGQDITPPLAPLAFSLYNSSLPSNCSACFLSLSTATTAAATFLRYCSNGACSSTHDSSLHYSSAEHHLFSLLHSNPSLFPHPDSSDLRLSLRLLHLLPSYTLSPRFLGLLTNRHEFISDEVDSARVRTGASLMAMARAMRDEREFEFESNSDGNGGDCELEKAVLCLVITNAVEINFNSQRLGIGVYDKCFSWINHSCSPNSCYRFVPAFAVSEGSDDSSSIWILPFGDAAKMQMEDRGGCTTCELAKGFGNYGPRLIVRSIKGIQRGEEVTITYTELLQPMEMFCVNLHKGCSKTLDKHYKEKAVEMLRDMLDSSIEEYMEVGDPVSCCDKVEGLLTEGLSNRHLEQARGDSDIDIKLSPLHYISLNAYTTLISTYKIRAGLNGEMHPQSFDMSRTSVAYSLLLACATHYLFLSDPSLIVSAATFWIDAGQDLLSFGRSPSWNSFANGELQNLSAVPHVNCPRCSLLDRFESHLSCTQTRNMIFNSITKEFHKCTSIIIPKAWSFLVEGCKYLKDVKDPIDFSWIQGHENTQLQHGEFNICNGSENADLSENESIDDVKTAIYELGMHCLLYGGFLSSICYGDSCSTRLIRNVICI from the exons ATGGAAATGAGAGCAAAGGAAGACATACAAATAGGACAAGACATAACTCCACCACTAGCACCTCTTGCATTCTCTCTCTACAACTCTTCTCTCCCCTCCAACTGCTCCGCCtgcttcctttctctctccactGCCACAACTGCCGCCGCCACCTTCCTTCGCTACTGCTCTAATGGCGCCTGCTCCTCCACCCATGATTCTTCCCTCCATTACTCCTCCGCGGAGCACCACCTCTTTTCTCTTCTCCACTCTAACCCTTCTCTCTTCCCTCACCCTGACTCCTCCGACCTCCGTCTTTCTCTCCGCCTCCTCCACCTCCTCCCTTCTTACACTCTCTCTCCTCGCTTCCTTGGTCTCCTCACCAATCGACACGAGTTTATTTCCGATGAGGTTGATTCAGCTAGGGTTAGGACTGGCGCAAGCCTGATGGCCATGGCGCGAGCGATGCGGGATGAGAGAGAATTCGAGTTCGAATCCAATTCCGACGGTAATGGTGGTGATTGTGAGTTGGAGAAGGCCGTGTTGTGCTTGGTGATTACGAATGCTGTTGAAATCAATTTTAATAGTCAGAGGCTAGGAATTGGGGTTTATGATAAATGCTTCTCTTGGATTAATCATAGCTGCTCTCCTAATTCGTGTTACCGTTTTGTTCCTGCGTTTGCTGTTTCAGAGGGTTCCGATGATTCGTCCTCGATATGGATTTTGCCTTTCGGTGATGCAGCTAAA ATGCAAATGGAGGATAGAGGTGGTTGTACTACTTGTGAGTTGGCAAAAG GATTTGGCAACTATGGTCCAAGACTCATTGTTAGAAGCATCAAGGGAATTCAAAGAGGGGAAGAGGTGACAATTACATATACCGAATTGTTGCAGCCTATG GAAATGTTTTGTGTCAACCTCCACAAAGGTTGCTCAAAAACTCTGGACAAGCATTATAAGGAAAAAGCGGTTGAAATGTTGAGGGATATGTTGGATAGCAGTATAGAGGAGTATATGGAGGTAGGCGATCCTGTCTCATGTTGTGACAAGGTTGAAGGACTCCTCACTGAAGGCCTGTCAAATAGACATCTGGAGCAAGCGAGAGGAGATTCTGATATAGATATTAAGTTGTCACCCCTGCACTATATCTCTTTAAATGCCTATACTACGTTGATTTCTACATATAAGATCCGTGCTGGTTTGAATGGCGAAATGCATCCCCAGAGCTTTGATATGAGCAGAACTAGTGTAGCATACAGCTTGCTGCTTGCTTGCGCGACACACTATCTCTTTCTCTCGGATCCATCTTTAATTGTTTCTGCTGCGACATTCTGGATAGATGCTGGACAGGACTTACTATCTTTTGGAAGAAGTCCGTCATGGAATTCTTTTGCAAATGGTGAGTTGCAAAATCTTTCAGCTGTTCCCCATGTCAATTGCCCTAGGTGTTCCTTGTTGGATAGATTTGAATCTCACTTGAGTTGTACTCAAACTCGAAATATGATTTTCAACAGTATAACCAAGGAATTTCACAAATGTACATCAATTATCATTCCAAAGGCTTGGAGCTTCTTGGTTGAAGGTTGTAAATACTTAAAAGATGTAAAAGATCCGATTGATTTCAGCTGGATTCAAGGTCATGAGAATACTCAGTTGCAGCATGGTGAATTCAACATATGCAATGGTAGTGAGAATGCAGATCTTAGTGAAAATGAGTCCATTGATGATGTAAAGACAGCTATCTATGAACTAGGTATGCATTGTTTGCTGTATGGTGGCTTCTTATCAAGCATTTGCTATGGTGATTCGTGTAGCACTCGATTGATACGAAATGTGATTTGTATCTGA
- the LOC110784817 gene encoding protein SET DOMAIN GROUP 41 isoform X1, which yields MEMRAKEDIQIGQDITPPLAPLAFSLYNSSLPSNCSACFLSLSTATTAAATFLRYCSNGACSSTHDSSLHYSSAEHHLFSLLHSNPSLFPHPDSSDLRLSLRLLHLLPSYTLSPRFLGLLTNRHEFISDEVDSARVRTGASLMAMARAMRDEREFEFESNSDGNGGDCELEKAVLCLVITNAVEINFNSQRLGIGVYDKCFSWINHSCSPNSCYRFVPAFAVSEGSDDSSSIWILPFGDAAKMQMEDRGGCTTCELAKGFGNYGPRLIVRSIKGIQRGEEVTITYTELLQPMALRQSDLLLEYKFFCNCSRCSTVPQDYVDHALEEMFCVNLHKGCSKTLDKHYKEKAVEMLRDMLDSSIEEYMEVGDPVSCCDKVEGLLTEGLSNRHLEQARGDSDIDIKLSPLHYISLNAYTTLISTYKIRAGLNGEMHPQSFDMSRTSVAYSLLLACATHYLFLSDPSLIVSAATFWIDAGQDLLSFGRSPSWNSFANGELQNLSAVPHVNCPRCSLLDRFESHLSCTQTRNMIFNSITKEFHKCTSIIIPKAWSFLVEGCKYLKDVKDPIDFSWIQGHENTQLQHGEFNICNGSENADLSENESIDDVKTAIYELGMHCLLYGGFLSSICYGDSCSTRLIRNVICI from the exons ATGGAAATGAGAGCAAAGGAAGACATACAAATAGGACAAGACATAACTCCACCACTAGCACCTCTTGCATTCTCTCTCTACAACTCTTCTCTCCCCTCCAACTGCTCCGCCtgcttcctttctctctccactGCCACAACTGCCGCCGCCACCTTCCTTCGCTACTGCTCTAATGGCGCCTGCTCCTCCACCCATGATTCTTCCCTCCATTACTCCTCCGCGGAGCACCACCTCTTTTCTCTTCTCCACTCTAACCCTTCTCTCTTCCCTCACCCTGACTCCTCCGACCTCCGTCTTTCTCTCCGCCTCCTCCACCTCCTCCCTTCTTACACTCTCTCTCCTCGCTTCCTTGGTCTCCTCACCAATCGACACGAGTTTATTTCCGATGAGGTTGATTCAGCTAGGGTTAGGACTGGCGCAAGCCTGATGGCCATGGCGCGAGCGATGCGGGATGAGAGAGAATTCGAGTTCGAATCCAATTCCGACGGTAATGGTGGTGATTGTGAGTTGGAGAAGGCCGTGTTGTGCTTGGTGATTACGAATGCTGTTGAAATCAATTTTAATAGTCAGAGGCTAGGAATTGGGGTTTATGATAAATGCTTCTCTTGGATTAATCATAGCTGCTCTCCTAATTCGTGTTACCGTTTTGTTCCTGCGTTTGCTGTTTCAGAGGGTTCCGATGATTCGTCCTCGATATGGATTTTGCCTTTCGGTGATGCAGCTAAA ATGCAAATGGAGGATAGAGGTGGTTGTACTACTTGTGAGTTGGCAAAAG GATTTGGCAACTATGGTCCAAGACTCATTGTTAGAAGCATCAAGGGAATTCAAAGAGGGGAAGAGGTGACAATTACATATACCGAATTGTTGCAGCCTATG GCACTGAGGCAATCAGATTTGTTGCTGGAGTATAAGTTCTTCTGTAATTGTAGTCGGTGTAGCACAGTGCCTCAAGATTATGTTGATCATGCTCTGGAG GAAATGTTTTGTGTCAACCTCCACAAAGGTTGCTCAAAAACTCTGGACAAGCATTATAAGGAAAAAGCGGTTGAAATGTTGAGGGATATGTTGGATAGCAGTATAGAGGAGTATATGGAGGTAGGCGATCCTGTCTCATGTTGTGACAAGGTTGAAGGACTCCTCACTGAAGGCCTGTCAAATAGACATCTGGAGCAAGCGAGAGGAGATTCTGATATAGATATTAAGTTGTCACCCCTGCACTATATCTCTTTAAATGCCTATACTACGTTGATTTCTACATATAAGATCCGTGCTGGTTTGAATGGCGAAATGCATCCCCAGAGCTTTGATATGAGCAGAACTAGTGTAGCATACAGCTTGCTGCTTGCTTGCGCGACACACTATCTCTTTCTCTCGGATCCATCTTTAATTGTTTCTGCTGCGACATTCTGGATAGATGCTGGACAGGACTTACTATCTTTTGGAAGAAGTCCGTCATGGAATTCTTTTGCAAATGGTGAGTTGCAAAATCTTTCAGCTGTTCCCCATGTCAATTGCCCTAGGTGTTCCTTGTTGGATAGATTTGAATCTCACTTGAGTTGTACTCAAACTCGAAATATGATTTTCAACAGTATAACCAAGGAATTTCACAAATGTACATCAATTATCATTCCAAAGGCTTGGAGCTTCTTGGTTGAAGGTTGTAAATACTTAAAAGATGTAAAAGATCCGATTGATTTCAGCTGGATTCAAGGTCATGAGAATACTCAGTTGCAGCATGGTGAATTCAACATATGCAATGGTAGTGAGAATGCAGATCTTAGTGAAAATGAGTCCATTGATGATGTAAAGACAGCTATCTATGAACTAGGTATGCATTGTTTGCTGTATGGTGGCTTCTTATCAAGCATTTGCTATGGTGATTCGTGTAGCACTCGATTGATACGAAATGTGATTTGTATCTGA